One window from the genome of Crateriforma spongiae encodes:
- a CDS encoding DegT/DnrJ/EryC1/StrS family aminotransferase: MPRPPEPPFPTVDDLWPIAAGEIAQAIRHRSELADWAAYDSPVKDDLIRSLCETFHVNHARPVSSGSLAVELALRASGVGPGDGVVVAAFDYPGNFRAVELLGARPVLADIDPDRASMSARSLEKIAGSDVAKSVKAVVVSHLYGQPADIDKIARRCRQHGWTLIEDACQVPGMRIGGQPAGCFGDVATLSFGGSKPLTSGGGGAVLTDNDAIAARLRSLADRPSDAFGISTFQAAVLLPQLKYLADATVAREARVAELLKSLGGRLDRWQPVAGLVGGLAKSSNDDVGCHYKIAWLVADESTRDRVIRLGQSSGVPLGQAFRSMHRSSPRRCDRPVPLDHSRQFGDRCVLLDHRAIASADFDADRLADRIAGIADEADGL; this comes from the coding sequence TTGCCCAGACCGCCCGAGCCTCCCTTCCCCACAGTTGATGACCTGTGGCCGATCGCCGCTGGGGAAATCGCCCAAGCGATTCGCCATCGATCCGAACTCGCGGACTGGGCGGCCTACGATTCGCCCGTCAAGGATGACTTGATCCGATCGCTCTGCGAGACGTTCCATGTCAATCATGCTCGACCGGTCAGCAGCGGGTCATTGGCCGTCGAACTGGCGCTGCGAGCCTCCGGTGTCGGACCGGGCGATGGCGTCGTCGTCGCAGCGTTCGACTATCCGGGCAATTTCCGAGCCGTCGAACTGTTGGGGGCTCGCCCCGTGCTGGCCGACATCGATCCGGACCGGGCCAGTATGTCGGCCAGAAGTCTGGAAAAGATCGCCGGATCGGATGTGGCGAAGTCGGTCAAAGCCGTCGTGGTGTCGCATCTGTACGGCCAGCCCGCCGACATCGACAAGATCGCACGACGGTGTCGCCAACACGGATGGACGTTGATCGAAGACGCGTGCCAAGTCCCCGGGATGCGAATCGGCGGACAACCGGCGGGTTGCTTCGGTGACGTCGCAACGCTCAGTTTCGGTGGCTCCAAACCGTTGACGTCCGGTGGTGGTGGCGCGGTGTTGACCGACAACGATGCGATCGCCGCGCGACTGCGGTCATTGGCCGATCGCCCCAGTGACGCCTTTGGGATCTCCACGTTCCAAGCCGCGGTGTTGCTCCCGCAATTGAAATACCTGGCCGACGCAACCGTCGCCCGCGAGGCTCGGGTGGCCGAGCTACTGAAGTCGCTCGGCGGTCGATTGGATCGGTGGCAACCGGTCGCTGGGCTGGTCGGCGGACTGGCCAAGTCGTCCAACGATGACGTGGGATGCCATTACAAGATCGCTTGGCTGGTCGCCGACGAATCGACTCGTGATCGAGTGATTCGGCTGGGCCAGTCCTCCGGCGTGCCGCTGGGCCAGGCGTTTCGATCGATGCACCGATCCAGCCCACGCCGTTGTGATCGTCCGGTGCCGCTGGACCACAGCCGCCAGTTTGGTGATCGGTGCGTCTTGCTGGATCACCGCGCGATCGCCTCGGCAGATTTTGATGCGGATCGGTTGGCGGATCGTATCGCTGGAATTGCCGACGAAGCGGACGGGCTGTAG
- the yajC gene encoding preprotein translocase subunit YajC gives MMASAIDGFDAVAGMLAQIGGDAAGAAADGAAVDGAAGGEDPGFVQRLLANPLLLPISLFVIFYLTFIAPERRKKADEAKMMASLSKNDRVITIGGIHATVVSVGGDDGVVTLKIDEGGGTRIKVNRSAIASITESANKPKTDGKSAATTEKA, from the coding sequence ATGATGGCATCGGCTATTGACGGCTTCGATGCGGTCGCCGGCATGCTCGCCCAAATCGGTGGTGACGCCGCTGGGGCGGCCGCCGACGGGGCCGCGGTTGATGGCGCCGCTGGCGGCGAAGACCCCGGTTTTGTCCAGCGTTTGTTGGCCAATCCGTTGCTGCTGCCGATCTCGTTGTTCGTCATTTTCTATTTGACCTTCATTGCCCCCGAACGGCGCAAGAAGGCTGACGAGGCCAAGATGATGGCGTCGTTGTCCAAGAACGATCGGGTGATCACGATCGGCGGCATTCACGCGACGGTGGTGTCCGTCGGCGGTGATGACGGCGTGGTGACGTTGAAGATCGACGAAGGCGGCGGCACCAGGATCAAGGTCAATCGATCGGCGATCGCCAGCATCACCGAATCGGCCAACAAGCCCAAGACCGACGGCAAATCGGCCGCGACCACGGAAAAGGCTTAG